The sequence TCGGTACCTCCCCCTTTTTCAGCTTCCTCTTTAGGTAGATCCTGAAGATCGTTATGTATGCTGTGTAGAAGAAGGTCCCGTACGCGAACCCCAAGAAGGCCAATCCTAGCAGTATCAGCAGGGCGCCTGCCACTCCGTTGAAGGCCAAGGTGGGATATCCGAGGGCTATCAGCATGGGCTCTGTGACCAATAGCCTAGCTAGGGGATAAGCTAGGAGCCAGGCGAGTGCAACCAGTAAGTAGGGATGCCTTAGTCTCTCCGGCAGGGGAAGAGCTCCTACTATCCTGTCGAGGTAGTACGAGAGGACTAGCAGGGGCAGGAAGCTGGCCAAGGTGAAGGGGACCCCGTGGTACCCGCTCGAAAGTACCGTGACCACGAGGAAGGCGATCATCGGTACTAGGGTGCAGAGCAGACCTATCCACCTTACGTAGATGAACTTCGGAGGAGCCTTGTACATCCGGCGGACCTCCTCGCCGCACATAAAAAGGTTGGATGGTAGTTCATCACTCCAGTATTTCATAGGGAGATTCGGTGGGCCACTTGGGCACCAGGGGAACCATCATTATGCCCCCAACTGCCACATACCTTAGTACCTCCTTCCCGGTGTTGTGTATCCTGTGCCTCACACCTTCCGGCAGGAAGACTCCATATCCGGCCTTCACCGGGTATCTTCGGCCCTCTATCTCCACCTCCCCCTCCCCCTGAAGGATGTAGTAGACCTCCTCGCACTTATGTCTGTGAAGGGGGGTGTGGTGGCCGGGATCTACCTCTACAACCCCCAGAATGAGGGTTTTTGGATCGGGATCTACGTTTTCCGGATATATTATCTTCAGATCCCTCACTGGCTTCCTTTCACCGGCTCCTTTCTCCATAGGGGCGCCGCCCGTGACCTCCTCGGGGCTAACCACATACTTGGGCATACGGATCACACCTCCCCTGTCAGGTCCTTCTTCAGGAGCTCGTGAGGAGGAGAGAACACTTCCACAACCACCGTGTCTTCTA is a genomic window of Thermoproteota archaeon containing:
- a CDS encoding cupin domain-containing protein, translating into MPKYVVSPEEVTGGAPMEKGAGERKPVRDLKIIYPENVDPDPKTLILGVVEVDPGHHTPLHRHKCEEVYYILQGEGEVEIEGRRYPVKAGYGVFLPEGVRHRIHNTGKEVLRYVAVGGIMMVPLVPKWPTESPYEILE